One window from the genome of Campylobacter concisus encodes:
- a CDS encoding iron transporter: MNKILSSALALSLAAGFALAGEHPIGEPVEANGMEIAAVYLEPIDMEPKGVDLAPSLADLHLEADIHAVKGNKNGFGEGEWIPYLKINYELKNLDNGKTKKGTFMPMVASDGPHYGANVKMDTGVGNYELKFHIDNPEKQGFGRHADKETGVGKWFEPFTTTYKFQWTGGPVK; encoded by the coding sequence ATGAATAAAATTCTTAGTTCAGCTCTAGCACTTAGCCTAGCAGCTGGTTTTGCACTTGCTGGAGAGCACCCAATCGGCGAGCCTGTAGAGGCTAATGGCATGGAGATAGCTGCTGTTTATCTTGAGCCAATCGACATGGAGCCAAAAGGCGTTGATCTAGCTCCAAGCTTAGCTGATCTTCACCTAGAAGCTGACATCCACGCTGTAAAAGGCAATAAAAACGGCTTTGGCGAAGGCGAGTGGATCCCATATCTAAAGATCAACTATGAGCTAAAAAACCTTGATAATGGTAAAACTAAAAAAGGTACATTTATGCCAATGGTTGCAAGCGATGGCCCACACTACGGCGCTAACGTAAAAATGGATACAGGTGTTGGTAACTATGAGCTTAAATTCCACATCGACAATCCAGAAAAACAAGGCTTTGGTCGCCACGCTGACAAAGAGACTGGTGTTGGTAAATGGTTTGAGCCTTTCACAACAACTTATAAATTTCAATGGACAGGTGGTCCTGTTAAATAG
- a CDS encoding FTR1 family iron permease gives MSKFFKFMLIMLLPVWLMARNEDYEQVAAQIKESLQKVMTEYKAGNVEQAVADTQNAYFGLFEDVEAGIRINLGQKKAYSMEKQFGEIRKAIKAGEAPDDVQKRIDQINSEIAEVLPVILNGHKLVGEYSDSPAQAAASGYDTSKFIPEWKVAFENLSAALDKAIASYEGDKQDDAKNSIQDAKFNDYRNTQLEIAVRQYIENGKSIDADIQRKMGEAISGITNGISKDDFKAKLEEIKKLAYDAIAKLPAETVKLAKVDMSSAVSSDSSEDSGTDYTQTVKNINDKIQAAIALYKGGNSAKAMGDIQDIYFDEFEGSGMENKVGAIDVNLKTAIEATFGNLVALMKSGADEKTLEESASKMSSQLAAALEKTSGSNSPWTLFIWALTIILREGFEALIIVAAVVAYLVKTGNAKAMGKVVYSSVGVAVILSFVMAWIMNIIFGEAAGQKRELMEGITMLVAVGLLFYVGFWLLSNAGAKKWNDYIKSHVSESISSGSSTALWWTVFLAVFREGAETVLFYQALIFGAKDSAGYSMIAAGFLVGLIILLVVYFLFKIFAIKIPIKPFFIFTSAIIFYMSIVFVGKGVGELVEGKIFIPTIIKGLNFPDWMRDWLGLMPYYESLVPQIIMVLALVVGIVIMKSKQNKN, from the coding sequence ATGAGTAAATTTTTCAAATTTATGCTTATTATGTTGTTGCCAGTTTGGCTAATGGCAAGAAACGAAGACTACGAGCAAGTAGCTGCTCAGATAAAAGAGTCTTTGCAAAAAGTGATGACTGAGTATAAAGCTGGCAATGTCGAGCAAGCCGTAGCCGACACTCAAAATGCTTATTTTGGTCTGTTTGAAGATGTCGAAGCTGGCATCAGAATAAATTTAGGTCAGAAAAAAGCTTACTCTATGGAGAAGCAGTTTGGCGAGATCAGAAAGGCGATAAAAGCTGGCGAAGCACCAGATGATGTGCAAAAAAGAATAGATCAGATAAATAGTGAAATCGCTGAAGTTTTGCCAGTTATTTTAAATGGACATAAGCTTGTTGGTGAGTACTCAGACAGCCCAGCACAAGCTGCTGCAAGTGGCTATGACACTTCTAAATTTATCCCTGAGTGGAAGGTGGCATTTGAAAATTTATCAGCTGCTCTAGATAAAGCTATAGCAAGCTACGAGGGCGATAAACAAGATGATGCTAAAAATTCTATCCAAGATGCTAAATTTAATGATTATAGAAACACTCAACTTGAAATCGCCGTTCGCCAATATATAGAAAATGGCAAAAGCATAGATGCTGACATCCAAAGAAAGATGGGTGAAGCGATCAGTGGCATCACAAATGGCATAAGCAAAGATGACTTTAAAGCAAAGCTAGAAGAGATCAAAAAGCTAGCGTATGACGCTATCGCTAAACTCCCAGCTGAAACAGTAAAACTAGCAAAAGTTGATATGAGCAGTGCAGTATCTAGCGATAGCAGCGAAGATAGTGGCACAGACTACACTCAAACTGTTAAAAACATAAATGACAAAATTCAAGCAGCCATCGCGCTTTACAAAGGTGGCAATAGTGCTAAAGCTATGGGCGATATCCAAGATATCTACTTTGATGAGTTTGAAGGTAGCGGCATGGAGAACAAAGTAGGTGCGATAGATGTAAATTTAAAAACAGCTATCGAAGCTACATTTGGTAACCTTGTAGCCCTTATGAAATCAGGTGCAGACGAAAAAACACTTGAAGAGAGTGCAAGCAAGATGTCATCTCAGCTAGCAGCTGCACTTGAGAAAACTAGCGGTTCAAACTCACCTTGGACGCTATTTATCTGGGCACTAACTATCATCTTAAGAGAGGGTTTTGAGGCTCTTATCATCGTTGCAGCCGTCGTTGCATATCTTGTAAAAACTGGCAATGCAAAAGCTATGGGTAAGGTAGTATATAGCTCAGTTGGCGTGGCTGTCATCTTAAGCTTTGTCATGGCTTGGATAATGAACATCATCTTTGGCGAGGCAGCAGGTCAAAAAAGAGAGCTTATGGAAGGCATCACGATGCTTGTTGCTGTGGGACTTCTATTTTATGTTGGCTTCTGGCTTCTTTCAAATGCTGGCGCTAAAAAATGGAACGACTACATCAAATCTCACGTATCTGAGTCTATCTCAAGTGGCTCAAGCACGGCGCTTTGGTGGACTGTATTTTTAGCGGTATTTAGAGAGGGTGCTGAGACAGTGCTCTTTTATCAAGCTCTGATTTTTGGTGCAAAAGACTCAGCCGGATACTCTATGATAGCAGCGGGCTTTTTAGTTGGCCTTATCATACTTTTGGTAGTCTATTTCTTATTTAAAATTTTCGCTATTAAAATTCCTATTAAGCCATTTTTTATATTTACATCAGCGATCATCTTTTACATGTCGATCGTCTTTGTTGGCAAAGGCGTTGGGGAGCTAGTTGAGGGCAAAATTTTCATCCCAACTATCATAAAAGGACTAAATTTTCCTGACTGGATGAGAGACTGGCTAGGACTTATGCCATATTATGAGAGCCTAGTGCCTCAAATAATTATGGTGCTTGCCCTTGTTGTTGGCATCGTTATCATGAAATCAAAACAAAATAAAAATTAA